A part of Scophthalmus maximus strain ysfricsl-2021 chromosome 20, ASM2237912v1, whole genome shotgun sequence genomic DNA contains:
- the LOC118285330 gene encoding leukemia inhibitory factor receptor, producing the protein MITLLVLVSLICTGTQDGTRPDDGVSLCGPQNLRLTSSAQTILSAWEDDPSCSAVNDMLVYELVVLRADKQVHHEEVAVTPDQIGSTHFWNWTSHLALECVSHSVRLSSRYKNHASPLKLEETLPGKENSAEPEVYPRDRIIKVGSNVTFCCVLPAGQTFERMYVTGYSTNVDATKISNRTYALTVHLTQTTSVICTNVKCKARTQQQESTDNGACALIGYPPGDKDLRCETRDLESVACHWTVGRNTHLHTNPTTYKLLGRHCAGASPGRCSQKVRVNASETTWTLTAQNELGTVELSERADLTRRVYMFAPEGVTASTVNARNVSLEWSWTVKRYNNLNITCQVNVRHGGTDATSEDFGVGLASAVLTGLMPKWTYNASVRCRTMEHSWKWSEWSTALVFQTRGDVPDALDVWMQMKKKQITIFWKMLPDNQSHGHIIDYTVTWAKKTTETERRNTTTVDHNEQRVVLSVDTTDQYLVTVTARNTNGSSSPSTITTPHFNPDTTRLNTFGFTGSNGRVSLSWSASPAARCGYVVDWHPTSDPWIVDWLKVPPHETNATIFSKNFQSGLRYSFSISACTQAAPVLLERGEGYVWEEKIQDGLFKTLTWKQKGSDVEVSWLPISPTEQSAFIQGYILYWSDNNNDDSHNVVFNVSTDLPGATSLRARDLKIGSYRFTVKAQTAVGECGTTSLTVTLNSLTDNLITATFISLVAVFSLLSLVTVVCYRHWACIKQNVYPPIPKPLLTDKWLKSMGGHSCRPLYVDQCPHSEVEVLDIPVLLRDSGAPDKGHVGHKNASFAFTQKGYFNQPLKNPPPPALIPTNVTPALEGLPSSPFRGVFPNPSYNLIMQPGDPPAGSGPELREATCLECDPDGYQPHSGSDTSVLNPTGEETESPMACVFTYVLLPQSTS; encoded by the exons ATGATAACATTGTTGGTTCTGGTTTCACTGATCTGCACGGGCACACAGGATGGAACCAGACCAGACGATG GTGTTTCGCTCTGTGGACCTCAGAATCTGAGGCTTACCTCCTCGGCCCAGACGATCCTGTCGGCGTGGGAGGACGACCCTTCGTGCTCCGCAGTGAACGACATGCTCGTCTACGAGCTGGTGGTTCTCAGAGCAGACAAGCAAGTACATCAC gAGGAAGTCGCTGTGACGCCTGACCAGATAGGATCCACTCACTTCTGGAACTGGACGTCCCATTTGGCCTTGGAGTGCGTTTCCCACTCGGTCAGGCTCAGTTCCCGATACAAAAACCACGCAAGCCCGTTGAAACTAGAAGAGACTCTCCCAG GAAAGGAAAACTCAGCAGAGCCGGAGGTTTACCCACGAGACAGAATAATTAAGGTCGGCAGCAACGTCACCTTCTGCTGCGTCCTGCCGGCAGGACAAACCTTCGAGCGCATGTATGTGACGGGTTATAGCACTAATGTGGACGCTACCAAGATCAGCAACCGGACGTACGCCCTGACCGTCCACCTGACCCAGACGACCAGTGTCATTTgcacaaatgtgaaatgtaaagcGAGAACCCAGCAGCAAGAATCAACTGACAACGGGGCTTGTGCTTTAATTGGCT ACCCACCGGGTGATAAGGATCTTCGGTGTGAAACCAGAGATCTGGAATCAGTCGCCTGTCACTGGACAGTAGGAAGAAACACGCACCTGCACACAAATCCAACAACCTATAAGCTTCTTGGAAG ACATTGTGCCGGCGCTTCTCCGGGAAGATGTTCTCAAAAAGTGCGTGTGAACGCCAGCGAGACAACCTGGACGTTAACGGCACAGAATGAGCTTGGGACGGTGGAGCTGTCGGAGAGAGCAGACCTGACAAGAAGAG TTTACATGTTCGCACCGGAGGGAGTGACAGCGTCCACCGTGAACGCCAGGAATGTGAGCCTGGAGTGGAGCTGGACGGTGAAGCGGTACAATAACCTCAACATCACGTGCCAAGTAAACGTCAGGCATGGTGGAACAGATGCCACG AGCGAGGACTTTGGAGTTGGCCTTGCTTCTGCCGTTTTAACTGGCCTGATGCCAAAGTGGACTTATAATGCGTCCGTTCGATGTAGAACAATGGAACATTCCTGGAAGTGGAGTGAATGGAGCACAGCGTTAGTTTTCCAAACAAGGGGCGATG TTCCAGATGCACTTGATGTGTGGatgcagatgaagaaaaaacagattacAATCTTTTGGAAA ATGCTGCCGGACAACCAGAGTCATGGACACATTATAGATTATACAGTGACCTGGGCAAAAAAGACCACTGAGACGGAACGACGCAACACAACCACCGTGGATCACAACGAGCAACGCGTTGTTCTCAGTGTGGACACCACCGACCAGTATCTCGTCACAGTCACAGCGAGGAACACAAACGGCAGCTCATCACCATCGACCATCACCACGCCGCACTTCAATCCAG acacCACCAGGCTGAACACGTTTGGGTTCACCGGCAGCAACGGCAGAGTCAGTCTGTCCTGGTCTGCCAGTCCTGCTGCTCGCTGTGGCTACGTAGTGGACTGGCATCCGACCTCAGATCCTTGGATTGTGGACTGGCTGAAAGTTCCTCCTCATGAAACTAACGCCACGATATTTTCAA AAAACTTCCAAAGTGGACTGAGATACTCGTTTTCCATATCCGCCTGCACCCAGGCAGCTCCGGtgctgctggagagaggagagggctaCGTCTGGGAGGAGA AAATCCAAGATGGCCTCTTTAAAACACTGACGTGGAAACAGAAGGGTTCAGACGTTGAGGTGTCCTGGCTTCCGATATCTCCAACCGAGCAGAGCGCCTTCATCCAGGGCTACATTCTGTATTGgtccgacaacaacaacgacgacagcCACAACGTAGTCTTCAATGTGAGCACAG ACCTTCCTGGCGCCACCAGCCTCAGGGCAAGAGACCTGAAGATCGGCTCCTACAGGTTCACAGTGAAGGCTCAGACGGCGGTGGGAGAATGTGGCACCACGTCATTAACTGTCACCTTGAATTCACtga CTGATAACCTGATCACGGCGACCTTCATTTCCCTGGTGGCTGTTTTCAGTCTCCTTTCCCTCGTCACTGTCGTTTGCTACAGACACTGGGCGTG CATCAAGCAGAATGTGTATCCTCCGATCCCAAAGCCACTGTTGACCGACAAGTGGCTGAAATCAATG GGGGGACACAGTTGTCGTCCTCTCTACGTGGATCAGTGTCCCCACAGTGAAGTAGAAGTCTTAGACATTCCAGTGCTGCTCCGTGACTCCGGAGCGCCGGACAAAGGTCACGTCGGCCACAAGAACGCATCGTTTGCTTTTACTCAAAAGGGCTACTTCAACCAGCCCctgaagaacccccccccaccggcCCTCATACCCACTAACGTCACTCCGGCTCTGGAGGGTTTGCCGTCCTCGCCGTTCAGAGGAGTGTTTCCCAACCCGTCCTATAACCTGATCATGCAGCCCGGGGATCCGCCGGCCGGGTCGGGGCCGGAGCTCCGGGAGGCGACGTGTTTAGAGTGCGACCCCGACGGATACCAGCCTCACAGTGGCTCAGACACCTCCGTCCTCAACCCGAccggagaggagacggagagtcCGATGGCCTGCGTCTTCACTTACGTTTTACTGCCACAGTCAACATCCTAG
- the ptpa gene encoding serine/threonine-protein phosphatase 2A activator isoform X2, which translates to MEPQKEIRMVPDMGKWKRSQAYADYMGFVLTLNEALKGKKLGCEYKVSETVEKLLDLLETLDRWINETPPVDQPSRFGNKAYRTWYGKLDQEAEALVSAVIPADKCAAAAEIATYLKESVGNPTRIDYGTGHEAAFAAFLCCLCKVGALKGDDRLAIVFKVFNRYLTVMRKLQRTYRMEPAGSQGVWGLDDFQFLPFIWGSSQFVDHPTLEPRHFIDERVVNEHHHDYMFLDCIKFINEMKTGPFAEHSNQLWNISAVPSWSKVNQGLVRMYKAECLEKFPVIQHFKFGSLLSIQPVTP; encoded by the exons ATGGAGCCCCAGAAAGAAATCCGCATGGTGCCCGACATGGGCAAGTGGAAACGATCTCAA gcgtATGCTGACTACATGGGCTTCGTCCTGACCCTGAACGAAGCTCTGAAGGGAAAGAAGCTCGGGTGTGAATATAAAGTGTCCGAG ACAGTGGAGAAGTTACTCGACCTCTTGGAGACTCTGGACCGGTGGATCAACGAGACGCCTCCCGTCGATCAACCGTCCCGCTTCGGTAACAAGGCCTACAGGACCTGGTACGGCAAGCTAGACCAG gaagcAGAGGCCTTGGTGTCGGCAGTGATCCCTGCTGATAAATGTGCCGCAGCCGCAGAGATCGCCACCTACCTGAAGGAGTCTGTGGGGAACCCCACCAGGATTGACTACGGAACAG GTCATGAAGCTGCGTTCGCTGcgttcctctgctgcctctgtaAGGTCGGAGCACTGAAGGGAGACGATCGACTGGCgattgtttttaaggtttttaaCAG gTATCTGACGGTGATGAGGAAGCTGCAGAGAACCTACAGAATGGAGCCGGCCGGAAGCCAAGGTGTGTGGGGGCTGGACGACTTCCAGTTCCTGCCCTTCATCTGGGGCAGCTCCCAGTTCGTAG ATCACCCGACGCTCGAGCCTCGACACTTCATCGACGAGAGGGTCGTGAACGAGCATCACCACGACTACATGTTTCTGGACTGCATCAAGTTCATCAACGAG ATGAAGACGGGTCCGTTTGCCGAACACTCCAACCAGCTGTGGAACATCAGCGCCGTTCCCTCCTGGTCCAAAGTCAACCAGGGTCTGGTCAGAATGTACAAGGCCGAG
- the ptpa gene encoding serine/threonine-protein phosphatase 2A activator isoform X1 has translation MAEAEQQSGSTPEDEAAEVTFMEPQKEIRMVPDMGKWKRSQAYADYMGFVLTLNEALKGKKLGCEYKVSETVEKLLDLLETLDRWINETPPVDQPSRFGNKAYRTWYGKLDQEAEALVSAVIPADKCAAAAEIATYLKESVGNPTRIDYGTGHEAAFAAFLCCLCKVGALKGDDRLAIVFKVFNRYLTVMRKLQRTYRMEPAGSQGVWGLDDFQFLPFIWGSSQFVDHPTLEPRHFIDERVVNEHHHDYMFLDCIKFINEMKTGPFAEHSNQLWNISAVPSWSKVNQGLVRMYKAECLEKFPVIQHFKFGSLLSIQPVTP, from the exons ATGGCGGAAGCAGAGCAGCAGTCAG gATCTACTCCTGAGGACGAAGCAGCTGAAGTCACCTTCATGGAGCCCCAGAAAGAAATCCGCATGGTGCCCGACATGGGCAAGTGGAAACGATCTCAA gcgtATGCTGACTACATGGGCTTCGTCCTGACCCTGAACGAAGCTCTGAAGGGAAAGAAGCTCGGGTGTGAATATAAAGTGTCCGAG ACAGTGGAGAAGTTACTCGACCTCTTGGAGACTCTGGACCGGTGGATCAACGAGACGCCTCCCGTCGATCAACCGTCCCGCTTCGGTAACAAGGCCTACAGGACCTGGTACGGCAAGCTAGACCAG gaagcAGAGGCCTTGGTGTCGGCAGTGATCCCTGCTGATAAATGTGCCGCAGCCGCAGAGATCGCCACCTACCTGAAGGAGTCTGTGGGGAACCCCACCAGGATTGACTACGGAACAG GTCATGAAGCTGCGTTCGCTGcgttcctctgctgcctctgtaAGGTCGGAGCACTGAAGGGAGACGATCGACTGGCgattgtttttaaggtttttaaCAG gTATCTGACGGTGATGAGGAAGCTGCAGAGAACCTACAGAATGGAGCCGGCCGGAAGCCAAGGTGTGTGGGGGCTGGACGACTTCCAGTTCCTGCCCTTCATCTGGGGCAGCTCCCAGTTCGTAG ATCACCCGACGCTCGAGCCTCGACACTTCATCGACGAGAGGGTCGTGAACGAGCATCACCACGACTACATGTTTCTGGACTGCATCAAGTTCATCAACGAG ATGAAGACGGGTCCGTTTGCCGAACACTCCAACCAGCTGTGGAACATCAGCGCCGTTCCCTCCTGGTCCAAAGTCAACCAGGGTCTGGTCAGAATGTACAAGGCCGAG
- the crata gene encoding carnitine O-acetyltransferase isoform X1: MWGICSRTVGKLGMAKPCRLVKPNHLMKPVSATRVSGRYLSHQQGLPHLPVPPLQQTCERYVAALEPIVEEEELQRTRELMQDFQRAGGVGERLQRGLEKRARRTENWLSEWWVQLAYLEYRLPVVVHSSPGLVLPRMNFSDKQGQISFAAKLIAGVLDFKTMIDNETLPVEFLGGKSLCMSQYYEVLSSCRIPGLKRDSVVNHAKGSPPPRHITVVHNFQFFALDVYGGDGVPLTVEQLRVQLERICSSSSSPPQSADDVEPVGILTTQHRDSWGKAYLNLVKDKTNRESVSIIQRSIFALCLDGAMPRVSDEMIRSSAAVQMLHGGGSEWNSANRWFDKTLQFIVGEDGTCGANYEHAPAEGPPIVALIDHVVEYTRKLETETPPSSLPLPNPQKLHFNITPEVKRDIEEAKQSMNILAEDLDVRVVVFGHFGKSVPKSHKMSPDAFIQMALQLAYYRMYQRCCATYESASLRMFRLGRTDTIRSASAASAAFVKAFDDAGRQNTEKVDLMERAVHAHRSYTNMFSASSQAISGQAIDRHLLGLKMQAVDEQLSTPRIFRDAAYAKALHYQLSTSQVPSQTDCVMCFGPVVPDGYGVCYNPMSDHINFSVSAFNACEETDAARLARTLEESLLDMRTLLDQTPRAKL, from the exons ATGTGGGGCATTTGCAGCAGAACCGTG GGGAAGTTGGGGATGGCGAAACCCTGTCGCCTGGTGAAACCAAACCATTTGATGAAGCCTGTGTCGGCGACCCGGGTGTCGGGCAGGTACCTGAGCCACCAGCAGGGCCTGCCCCACCTGCCCGTGCCCCCGCTGCAGCAGACCTGCGAGCGCTACGTGGCGGCGCTGGAGCCCatcgtggaggaggaggagctgcagcgcACCAGGGAGCTGATGCAGGACTTCCAGAGAGCCGGAGGCGTCGGagagaggctgcagagaggCCTGGAGAAGAGAGCCCGTCGCACTGAGAACTGG ttgtCGGAGTGGTGGGTGCAACTCGCTTATCTTGAGTACAGGCTGCCCGTGGTGGTGCATTCAAGTCCTGGGCTGGTTCTACCTCGCATGAACTTCAGTGATAAACAGGGACAAATAAG ctTTGCTGCCAAACTGATCGCAGGTGTTTTGGACTTTAAGACGATGATCGACAA TGAGACTCTTCCCGTGGAGTTCCTGGGAGGAAAGTCGCTGTGCATGAGTCAGTACTATGAAGTTCTGTCGTCCTGTCGTATCCCCGGTCTGAAGAGAGACTCGGTGGTGAACCACGCCAAGGGCTCGCCGCCCCCCAGACACATCACCGTCGTGCACAACTTCCAG TTCTTTGCGTTGGACGTGTACGGCGGCGACGGGGTGCCACTGACGGTCGAGCAACTCCGTGTTCAGCTGGAAAgaatctgcagctcctcctcttcgccACCGCAGAGCGCCGACGACGTGGAGCCCGTTGGCATCCTGACCACGCAGCACCGCGACTCCTGGGGGAAGGCCTACCTCAACCTCGTCAAGG ACAAGACCAACAGAGAATCGGTGTCCATCATCCAGAGGAGCATCTTCGCCCTGTGTTTGGACGGAGCGATGCCCCGAGTGTCTGACGAGATGATCCGCAGCTCCGCGGCCGTGCAGATGCTGCACGGAGGAGGCAGTGAGTGGAACAGCGCCAACCGCTGGTTCGACAAGACGctgcag TTTATTGTTGGCGAAGACGGAACGTGCGGAGCGAACTACGAGCACGCGCCAGCCGAGGGCCCGCCCATCGTGGCCTTGATCGACCACGTCGTCGAATACAC gaggaagctggagacgGAGACGCCTCCCTCCTCGCTGCCTCTGCCCAACCCCCAGAAACTCCACTTCAACATCACACCTGAGGTGAAGCGGGACATCGAGGAGGCCAAGCAGAGTATGAACAT CCTGGCCGAGGACCTGGACGTGAGGGTTGTGGTCTTCGGCCACTTCGGGAAAAGTGTCCCAAAGTCCCACAAGATGAGTCCAGACGCTTTCATCCAGATGGCGCTGCAGCTGGCGTACTACAG GATGTATCAGCGCTGCTGTGCCACGTATGAAAGCGCCTCACTGCGTATGTTCCGACTAGGACGTACAGACACGATCCGATCCGCCTCCGCTGCATCCGCTGCCTTTGTCAAGGCCTTCGACGACGCCGGCAGACAG AACACAGAGAAGGTGGATCTGATGGAGCGAGCTGTGCATGCTCACAGGTCGTACACCAACATG TTCTCTGCCTCCTCGCAGGCGATCAGCGGCCAGGCGATAGACAGACACCTCCTGGGCCTGAAGATGCAGGCGGTCGACGAGCAACTCTCCACGCCCAGGATCTTCAGAGACGCCGCCTACGCCAAAGCGTTACACTACCAGCTCTCGACGAGTCAG GTCCCATCCCAGACGGACTGCGTCATGTGCTTCGGTCCGGTCGTGCCCGACGGATACGGCGTCTGCTACAACCCCATGAGCGACCACATCAACTTCTCCGTGTCGGCGTTCAACGCGTGCGAGGAGACGGACGCTGCACGTCTCGCTCGGACTCTGGAGGAATCTCTGCTGGACATGAGGACTCTGCTGGACCAGACGCCACGAGCCAAACTGTGA
- the crata gene encoding carnitine O-acetyltransferase isoform X2, with product MWGICSRTVGKLGMAKPCRLVKPNHLMKPVSATRVSGRYLSHQQGLPHLPVPPLQQTCERYVAALEPIVEEEELQRTRELMQDFQRAGGVGERLQRGLEKRARRTENWLSEWWVQLAYLEYRLPVVVHSSPGLVLPRMNFSDKQGQISFAAKLIAGVLDFKTMIDNETLPVEFLGGKSLCMSQYYEVLSSCRIPGLKRDSVVNHAKGSPPPRHITVVHNFQFFALDVYGGDGVPLTVEQLRVQLERICSSSSSPPQSADDVEPVGILTTQHRDSWGKAYLNLVKDKTNRESVSIIQRSIFALCLDGAMPRVSDEMIRSSAAVQMLHGGGSEWNSANRWFDKTLQFIVGEDGTCGANYEHAPAEGPPIVALIDHVVEYTRKLETETPPSSLPLPNPQKLHFNITPEVKRDIEEAKQSMNILAEDLDVRVVVFGHFGKSVPKSHKMSPDAFIQMALQLAYYRMYQRCCATYESASLRMFRLGRTDTIRSASAASAAFVKAFDDAGRQNTEKVDLMERAVHAHRSYTNMAISGQAIDRHLLGLKMQAVDEQLSTPRIFRDAAYAKALHYQLSTSQVPSQTDCVMCFGPVVPDGYGVCYNPMSDHINFSVSAFNACEETDAARLARTLEESLLDMRTLLDQTPRAKL from the exons ATGTGGGGCATTTGCAGCAGAACCGTG GGGAAGTTGGGGATGGCGAAACCCTGTCGCCTGGTGAAACCAAACCATTTGATGAAGCCTGTGTCGGCGACCCGGGTGTCGGGCAGGTACCTGAGCCACCAGCAGGGCCTGCCCCACCTGCCCGTGCCCCCGCTGCAGCAGACCTGCGAGCGCTACGTGGCGGCGCTGGAGCCCatcgtggaggaggaggagctgcagcgcACCAGGGAGCTGATGCAGGACTTCCAGAGAGCCGGAGGCGTCGGagagaggctgcagagaggCCTGGAGAAGAGAGCCCGTCGCACTGAGAACTGG ttgtCGGAGTGGTGGGTGCAACTCGCTTATCTTGAGTACAGGCTGCCCGTGGTGGTGCATTCAAGTCCTGGGCTGGTTCTACCTCGCATGAACTTCAGTGATAAACAGGGACAAATAAG ctTTGCTGCCAAACTGATCGCAGGTGTTTTGGACTTTAAGACGATGATCGACAA TGAGACTCTTCCCGTGGAGTTCCTGGGAGGAAAGTCGCTGTGCATGAGTCAGTACTATGAAGTTCTGTCGTCCTGTCGTATCCCCGGTCTGAAGAGAGACTCGGTGGTGAACCACGCCAAGGGCTCGCCGCCCCCCAGACACATCACCGTCGTGCACAACTTCCAG TTCTTTGCGTTGGACGTGTACGGCGGCGACGGGGTGCCACTGACGGTCGAGCAACTCCGTGTTCAGCTGGAAAgaatctgcagctcctcctcttcgccACCGCAGAGCGCCGACGACGTGGAGCCCGTTGGCATCCTGACCACGCAGCACCGCGACTCCTGGGGGAAGGCCTACCTCAACCTCGTCAAGG ACAAGACCAACAGAGAATCGGTGTCCATCATCCAGAGGAGCATCTTCGCCCTGTGTTTGGACGGAGCGATGCCCCGAGTGTCTGACGAGATGATCCGCAGCTCCGCGGCCGTGCAGATGCTGCACGGAGGAGGCAGTGAGTGGAACAGCGCCAACCGCTGGTTCGACAAGACGctgcag TTTATTGTTGGCGAAGACGGAACGTGCGGAGCGAACTACGAGCACGCGCCAGCCGAGGGCCCGCCCATCGTGGCCTTGATCGACCACGTCGTCGAATACAC gaggaagctggagacgGAGACGCCTCCCTCCTCGCTGCCTCTGCCCAACCCCCAGAAACTCCACTTCAACATCACACCTGAGGTGAAGCGGGACATCGAGGAGGCCAAGCAGAGTATGAACAT CCTGGCCGAGGACCTGGACGTGAGGGTTGTGGTCTTCGGCCACTTCGGGAAAAGTGTCCCAAAGTCCCACAAGATGAGTCCAGACGCTTTCATCCAGATGGCGCTGCAGCTGGCGTACTACAG GATGTATCAGCGCTGCTGTGCCACGTATGAAAGCGCCTCACTGCGTATGTTCCGACTAGGACGTACAGACACGATCCGATCCGCCTCCGCTGCATCCGCTGCCTTTGTCAAGGCCTTCGACGACGCCGGCAGACAG AACACAGAGAAGGTGGATCTGATGGAGCGAGCTGTGCATGCTCACAGGTCGTACACCAACATG GCGATCAGCGGCCAGGCGATAGACAGACACCTCCTGGGCCTGAAGATGCAGGCGGTCGACGAGCAACTCTCCACGCCCAGGATCTTCAGAGACGCCGCCTACGCCAAAGCGTTACACTACCAGCTCTCGACGAGTCAG GTCCCATCCCAGACGGACTGCGTCATGTGCTTCGGTCCGGTCGTGCCCGACGGATACGGCGTCTGCTACAACCCCATGAGCGACCACATCAACTTCTCCGTGTCGGCGTTCAACGCGTGCGAGGAGACGGACGCTGCACGTCTCGCTCGGACTCTGGAGGAATCTCTGCTGGACATGAGGACTCTGCTGGACCAGACGCCACGAGCCAAACTGTGA
- the ptpa gene encoding serine/threonine-protein phosphatase 2A activator isoform X3 — translation MAEAEQQSGSTPEDEAAEVTFMEPQKEIRMVPDMGKWKRSQAYADYMGFVLTLNEALKGKKLGCEYKVSETVEKLLDLLETLDRWINETPPVDQPSRFGNKAYRTWYGKLDQEAEALVSAVIPADKCAAAAEIATYLKESVGNPTRIDYGTGHEAAFAAFLCCLCKVGALKGDDRLAIVFKVFNRYLTVMRKLQRTYRMEPAGSQGVWGLDDFQFLPFIWGSSQFVDHPTLEPRHFIDERVVNEHHHDYMFLDCIKFINECLEKFPVIQHFKFGSLLSIQPVTP, via the exons ATGGCGGAAGCAGAGCAGCAGTCAG gATCTACTCCTGAGGACGAAGCAGCTGAAGTCACCTTCATGGAGCCCCAGAAAGAAATCCGCATGGTGCCCGACATGGGCAAGTGGAAACGATCTCAA gcgtATGCTGACTACATGGGCTTCGTCCTGACCCTGAACGAAGCTCTGAAGGGAAAGAAGCTCGGGTGTGAATATAAAGTGTCCGAG ACAGTGGAGAAGTTACTCGACCTCTTGGAGACTCTGGACCGGTGGATCAACGAGACGCCTCCCGTCGATCAACCGTCCCGCTTCGGTAACAAGGCCTACAGGACCTGGTACGGCAAGCTAGACCAG gaagcAGAGGCCTTGGTGTCGGCAGTGATCCCTGCTGATAAATGTGCCGCAGCCGCAGAGATCGCCACCTACCTGAAGGAGTCTGTGGGGAACCCCACCAGGATTGACTACGGAACAG GTCATGAAGCTGCGTTCGCTGcgttcctctgctgcctctgtaAGGTCGGAGCACTGAAGGGAGACGATCGACTGGCgattgtttttaaggtttttaaCAG gTATCTGACGGTGATGAGGAAGCTGCAGAGAACCTACAGAATGGAGCCGGCCGGAAGCCAAGGTGTGTGGGGGCTGGACGACTTCCAGTTCCTGCCCTTCATCTGGGGCAGCTCCCAGTTCGTAG ATCACCCGACGCTCGAGCCTCGACACTTCATCGACGAGAGGGTCGTGAACGAGCATCACCACGACTACATGTTTCTGGACTGCATCAAGTTCATCAACGAG